One window of Salegentibacter sp. Hel_I_6 genomic DNA carries:
- a CDS encoding sulfur reduction protein DsrE: MKTIFFSSILLMLTLFAGTEVNAQQDMKHNYVVLTKKVPQLQPILITAENLKKEDGEHFGKFEVIICGKEIGDITDPAQMEEFIARAENLGVELVACGFSLNKFKVNKEEVPKEMKIVENGILYNFQLQKKGYKSLSL; encoded by the coding sequence ATGAAAACGATATTTTTTAGCAGCATCTTACTGATGCTTACATTATTTGCAGGAACTGAGGTAAATGCACAGCAGGACATGAAACATAACTATGTGGTACTCACCAAAAAAGTTCCACAGTTACAGCCCATACTTATTACGGCTGAAAATTTGAAAAAAGAAGATGGAGAACATTTTGGGAAATTTGAAGTGATCATCTGTGGAAAAGAAATAGGTGATATAACCGACCCTGCCCAAATGGAAGAATTTATAGCCAGAGCTGAAAACCTGGGGGTTGAACTTGTAGCCTGCGGCTTTTCGTTGAATAAGTTCAAGGTGAATAAAGAGGAAGTCCCCAAGGAGATGAAAATTGTGGAGAACGGAATCCTGTACAATTTCCAACTTCAAAAAAAAGGATATAAAAGTTTAAGTCTGTAA